A genomic stretch from Pelodiscus sinensis isolate JC-2024 chromosome 23, ASM4963464v1, whole genome shotgun sequence includes:
- the PRDM2 gene encoding PR domain zinc finger protein 2 isoform X2: MRDSKEGCKEEDEKPSVSAVLSLEQTAVIQEMVNQDVLPKLMIPNLSSEPQTMPEDQPGAITCGSDDLEEEEEEEEEDEEEEEVEDVNFPEENPGEEPTTVYEEKLESVEEQKSISEESPENSLEMTPVMKIPKEKGESNGDLQEAFMFPCQHCERKFTTKQGLERHMHIHISAVNHAFKCRYCGKAFGTQINRRRHERRHEAGPKRKPFLTLTSAQQSDDVADAQTFTDDGLKDESNISNLVEDFTILDSEKVSQEMSNSSLAEENKEPKELHPCKYCKKVFGTHTNMRRHQRRVHERHLMPKGVRRKGFILEEPQLQTEQAQPAQSVYIASTELEEDGEADDIYIMDISSNISENLNYYIDGKIQSNSSTSNCDVIEMESNSADLYGLNCLLTPVTVEISQNLKSAQTHMTDLPKEPSSSGSSESKKRRTASPPLLPKIKTEIDPEPITPSCSLNLPLSISTPENLPFHKEKSVYLSSKLKQLLQTQDSTKITPSATASEIPKLGPLATSSPILPSVSSRFKRRTSSPPSSPQHSPALRDFGKQGDGKTMWNDAILGSKMPKLESHSSSPAWSLCGREEKETVSPLCFEDYKISKEWTATPTFGNVCNQQPLDLSSGVKQRSDVKSQTQVPWESVLDLSVHKKPFSDTEVKEYKENNSVQPTCSGIKKKKPTTCMLQKVLLNEYNGTDVATESTPDVNRSPSPLTSELPQPEPDIDPGLSAPTVESPSHSSSASPLPQTSAVSSCQLPPLLTPTNPSSPPACPPLLTLATPPPPLLPTIPLPLPDASASDTPTPSCPSPLCNTATQSPLPILSPTVSPSPSPVPSVELFTTASPGPPNLSSSSSASSSSSSSSSSSSSSSSSFSSSSCSSSSSSSSSSSSSPSPPPLSVVSSVVSPADNLERTLPLIVFKQEEMESEHAKSQDDPETSSETDVVQETFSKSFVCNVCESPFFSIKDLTKHLSVHAEEWPFKCEFCVQLFREKTGLSEHRFLLHGVGNIFVCSVCKKEFAFLCNLQQHQQDLHPDKECTHHEFESGTLRPQNFTDPSKANAEHMQSLPGDSLEPSKEEEDEDLNDSSEELYTTIKIMASGVKSKDPDVRLGLNQHYPSFKPPPFQYHHRNPMGIGATATNFTTHNIPQTFTTAIRCTKCGKSVDNMPELHKHILACASASDKKRYTPKKNPVPLKQTVQPKNGMVIISGTEKNAFRRMGQPKRLNFNVEISKMSSNKLKLNALKKKNQLVQKAILQKKKSAQQKADLKNSASESDSHICPYCNREFTYIGSLNKHASYSCPKKPISPSSKKKSSKKSGSFSSPASGDKGNNQRRRTADAEIKMQSMQAHLGKTRARTSGPVQLQLPTASFKSKQNVKFVPPIRSKKPNPSSVLRNSSPVRVAKMTLIEEKKTKVVSKNNSAISTKTSRKLHVRIQRNKAVLPSKSAVANKKKADRFSVKSRERVGGPITRSLQQAANADTIENKREESSTKQELKDFRNLL; this comes from the exons ATGAGGGACTCTAAAGAAG GCTGTAAAGAGGAAGATGAAAAGCCATCTGTTTCTGCTGTGCTGTCACTGGAACAAACAGCTGTGATTCAGGAGATGGTAAATCAAGATGTTCTTCCAAAACTGATGATCCCCAATCTTTCCTCTGAGCCACAAACAATGCCCGAAGACCAACCGGGAGCAATAACTTGTGGATCAGATgatttggaggaggaggaggaggaggaggaagaggatgaagaggaagaggaggtagAAGATGTTAATTTTCCTGAAGAAAATCCTGGAGAAGAGCCTACAACTGTATATGAAGAAAAGCTAGAATCTGTGGAGGAACAAAAAAGCATATCAGAAGAATCTCCGGAGAACTCCCTGGAGATGACACCGGTTATGAAAATTCCTAAAGAAAAAGGTGAATCCAATGGTGACCTCCAGGAAGCATTTATGTTTCCATGTCAGCATTGTGAGAGGAAGTTTACAACAAAGCAAGGACTTGAACGCCATATGCATATTCATATATCTGCTGTCAATCATGCTTTCAAATGTCGATACTGTGGAAAGGCTTTTGGCACTCAAATTAACCGGCGAAGGCATGAGCGGCGGCATGAAGCAGGGCCAAAAAGGAAACCATTTTTAACACTAACTTCAGCCCAGCAGTCAGATGATGTTGCTGATGCCCAGACATTTACAGATGATGGTCTTAAAGATGAATCAAACATTTCCAATCTTGTGGAAGACTTCACTATCTTGGATTCCGAGAAGGTCTCCCAAGAAATGTCAAATTCTTCCCTTGCTGAGGAGAACAAGGAACCCAAAGAATTGCATCCTTGCAAATATTGTAAAAAGGTTTTTGGAACTCATACTAATATGCGTAGGCACCAGCGTAGGGTTCATGAGCGTCATCTAATGCCTAAAGGTGTTAGGAGAAAAGGATTCATTCTTGAAGAACCTCAACTTCAAACAGAGCAGGCCCAGCCAGCCCAGAGTGTGTATATAGCAAGTACAGAATTAGAAGAGGATGGTGAAGCTGATGACATTTATATTATGGATATTTCTAGCAATATCTCAGAAAATTTAAATTACTATATTGATGGTAAAATTCAGTCCAACAGTAGTACTAGCAATTGTGACGTGATTGAGATGGAATCCAATTCTGCAGACCTCTATGGACTAAATTGTTTACTTACTCCCGTTACAGTGGAAATTTCTCAAAATTTAAAGTCTGCACAAACACACATGACTGATCTTCCTAAGGAGCCTTCTAGCAGTGGAAGCAGTGAATCCAAGAAGAGGAGAACTGCCAGCCCTCCTCTTTTacctaaaataaaaactgaaatagATCCAGAACCTATAACCCCTTCATGTTCATTAAATCTTCCTCTTAGCATTTCAACCCCTGAGAACTTACCTTTTCATAAAGAAAAAAGTGTTTATTTGTCGTCCAAGTTAAAACAACTTCTTCAGACACAGGACAGTACTAAGATAACTCCATCAGCCACAGCAAGTGAAATCCCTAAATTAGGTCCTTTGGCTACATCTTCACCCATTTTGCCTTCAGTATCTAGTAGGTTTAAAAGAAGAACCAGCTCTCCTCCTAGTTCTCCACAGCACAGTCCAGCACTTCGAGACTTTGGCAAACAAGGTGATGGAAAAACCATGTGGAATGATGCCATTCTAGGTTCAAAGATGCCAAAATTAGAAAGCCACAGCAGCTCACCTGCATGGAGCTTatgtgggagggaggaaaaagagacTGTGAGTCCTCTGTGCTTTGAAGACTATAAAATATCTAAGGAATGGACAGCAACTCCAACTTTTGGTAATGTGTGCAACCAGCAGCCATTGGATTTATCTAGTGGTGTAAAACAAAGGTCTGATGTCAAAAGCCAAACTCAGGTTCCTTGGGAATCCGTATTAGATCTAAGTGTGCATAAAAAGCCATTTAGTGATACTGAAGTTAAGGAATACAAAGAAAATAATTCAGTTCAACCAACATGTAGtggcattaaaaaaaagaaaccaaccaCATGCATGTTACAAAAAGTTCTGCTGAATGAATATAATGGAACGGATGTAGCTACAGAAAGCACACCAGATGTGAATAGAAGCCCAAGTCCATTAACATCAGAACTACCCCAGCCAGAACCTGATATTGATCCTGGTCTGTCTGCACCTACTGTTGAGTCCCCGTCTCATAGTTCCTCTGCTTCCCCTTTACCTCAAACATCTGCTGTTTCCTCGTGTCAGCTGCCCCCTCTTTTAACTCCAACAAATCCTTCCTCTCCACCAGCCTGTCCTCCTTTGTTAACACTTGCTACACCACCCCCTCCACTTCTTCCAACTATTCCTTTACCACTCCCAGATGCTTCAGCCAGTGACACTCCCACTCCTTCATGCCCATCACCACTCTGTAACACTGCCACACAGTCCCCACTTCCAATCCTTTCACCTACAGTATCTCCCTCTCCATCTCCTGTTCCTTCAGTTGAACTTTTTACTACTGCTTCACCTGGTCCTCCCAACCTGTCATCCTCCTCgtcggcctcctcctcctcctcttcctcatcgtcctcttcctcttcctcttcctcttctttctcctcctcttcctgttcctcttcctcttcctcctcctcttcttcttcctcatctccttctcctcctccgctTTCAGTCGTTTCTTCTGTTGTTTCCCCTGCTGATAATCTGGAAAGAACTCTCCCCCTGATAGTTTTTAAACAAGAGGAAATGGAAAGTGAGCATGCGAAGTCACAAGATGATCCAGAGACTTCAAGTGAAACAGATGTAGTTCAGGAAACATTCAGTAAAAGCTTTGTGTGCAATGTCTGTGAATCACCTTTTTTTTCTATTAAAGATCTAACTAAGCATTTATCTGTTCATGCTGAAGAATGGCCCTTCAAATGTGAATTCTGCGTACAGCTATTTAGAGAGAAAACTGGTCTGTCAGAACATCGCTTTTTGCTTCATGGAGTCGGAAATATCTTTGTATGCTCGGTCTGTAAAAAGGaatttgcctttttgtgcaatttGCAACAACATCAGCAAGATCTCCATCCGGACAAAGAGTGCACGCATCATGAGTTTGAAAGTGGGACACTAAGACCCCAGAATTTTACAGATCCCAGTAAGGCAAATGCAGAACATATGCAAAGCCTCCCAGGAGATTCCTTAGAACCCTCAAAAGAAGAAGAGGATGAAGATCTAAATGACTCCTCGGAAGAACTTTATACTACCATAAAAATCATGGCTTCTGGAGTAAAGTCAAAAGATCCAGATGTTCGTTTGGGCCTCAATCAGCACTATCCAAGCTTTAAGCCACCTCCATTTCAATATCACCACCGAAATCCAATGGGCATTGGAGCTACTGCTACAAATTTCACTACCCATAATATTCCACAGACCTTTACTACAGCCATTCGTTGTACAAAATGTGGAAAAAGCGTTGATAACATGCCTGAATTACACAAGCACATCTTGGCATGTGCCTCTGCCAGCGACAAAAAGAGATACACACCCAAAAAAAATCCAGTACCTCTGAAACAGACAGTGCAGCCTAAAAATGGCATGGTCATTATATCTGGGACTGAAAAAAATGCCTTCAGGCGAATGGGACAACCTAAAAGACTTAATTTCAATGTTGAGATTAGCAAAATGTCATCTAATAAGCTAAAACTAAATGCATTGAAGAAGAAAAATCAGCTTGTCCAGAAAGCCATCTTGCAAAAAAAGAAATCTGCACAGCAGAAGGCAGACTTGAAAAATAGTGCATCTGAGTCAGACTCTCACATCTGTCCCTACTGTAATAGAGAGTTCACTTACATCGGCAGTTTGAACAAACATGCATCTTACAGCTGTCCCAAAAAGCCCATCTCCCCTtcctctaaaaaaaaatcatcaaaaaAAAGTGGGAGCTTCTCATCACCCGCAAGTGGCGATAAAGGCAACAACCAGCGCAGACGAACGGCAGATGCGGAGATCAAAATGCAAAGTATGCAGGCTCACTTGGGCAAGACGAGAGCACGAACCTCAGGACCTGTTCAGCTTCAGCTGCCTACTGCATCCTTCAAATCAAAGCAAAATGTAAAATTTGTACCTCCAATTAGATCCAAAAAGCCAAATCCCTCTTCAGTGTTAAGGAACTCCAGCCCTGTAAGAGTGGCCAAAATGACTCTCATtgaggagaaaaaaacaaaagtgGTATCCAAGAATAATTCTGCAATCTCAACCAAAACATCCCGGAAGCTGCATGTCAGAATACAAAGGAATAAAGCCGTTTTGCCAAGTAAGTCTGCTGTGGCAAACAAGAAAAAGGCAGATAGGTTCAGTGTAAAATCTAGAGAGAGGGTTGGAGGACCTATCACTCGGAGCTTACAGCAGGCAGCTAATGCAGACACAATAGAAAACAAGAGAGAAGAGAGCAGTACAAAACAAGAACTAAAAGACTTCAG GAACCttctgtaa